From Gemmatimonadales bacterium, the proteins below share one genomic window:
- a CDS encoding serine hydrolase, producing MVTRSLLVAAGVFIVAGCGGGSPSGPTPPPPPPPPPAAPVATVTVTVPTGDLYPGMTVSAAAEARTSAGATVSTSFTWGSSAPAVATVSGTGVITAVGAGTATITATSGTVNGTAQVEVKAPNLDRIVDSIRLAHNMPGMAGAIVTLDEIQAGVGGFRRAGGTVRVTIDDKWHIGSNLKAQTGALAAIAVDRGDISWSAKAVDWFPEWSSEIRAEFQNVTLEDLLANRSGIRNDPGAAQYAAATAREQRELVARYGLTNPGAVAYGNYFYSNVGFVIAGAMIERAMGGTYEALMQQHLWGPLGVNGAGWGPQALAGSQDQPVAHRWQNNTWVACEACDNPPGLSAAGRAHMPIRDWARVIQEMMKADGGSGALISATNGRHLTTGITTIQAGSTDLYAIGWITTTRTWANGRTVTHSGSNTINHSVAWVGLGRGLAVIAATNGYDTGGRTGTALDVLVSRMLNYYNNGK from the coding sequence ATGGTCACTCGTTCCCTTCTCGTTGCAGCCGGTGTTTTCATTGTCGCCGGGTGTGGGGGAGGCAGCCCGTCGGGCCCGACGCCACCGCCGCCGCCACCTCCGCCGCCCGCAGCTCCGGTCGCGACGGTGACGGTGACGGTGCCCACTGGTGATCTCTATCCGGGCATGACGGTTTCCGCAGCGGCGGAAGCCCGGACCTCGGCCGGCGCCACAGTTTCGACCTCCTTTACGTGGGGCTCGAGCGCACCTGCCGTGGCCACGGTGAGCGGCACCGGTGTGATTACGGCGGTGGGGGCCGGTACGGCAACCATCACGGCGACGTCGGGAACGGTGAATGGAACGGCGCAAGTCGAGGTCAAAGCGCCGAATCTCGACCGGATCGTCGATTCGATCCGACTCGCCCACAACATGCCCGGCATGGCGGGCGCCATCGTGACGCTCGATGAGATTCAGGCCGGGGTGGGCGGGTTCCGTCGGGCCGGCGGCACGGTGCGGGTTACCATCGACGACAAGTGGCACATCGGTTCCAACCTGAAGGCGCAGACCGGCGCGCTTGCTGCGATTGCCGTCGACCGGGGCGACATCAGCTGGAGCGCCAAAGCCGTCGACTGGTTTCCCGAATGGTCGTCCGAGATCCGCGCCGAGTTCCAGAACGTGACCTTGGAAGACCTCCTGGCCAATCGGAGCGGGATTCGAAACGATCCGGGCGCGGCGCAATACGCAGCGGCAACGGCGCGGGAACAGCGCGAACTGGTTGCGCGCTATGGCCTGACCAATCCGGGGGCCGTGGCCTATGGCAACTACTTCTACAGCAACGTCGGATTCGTGATTGCCGGCGCGATGATCGAGCGGGCCATGGGCGGCACCTACGAGGCGCTGATGCAGCAGCATCTCTGGGGCCCGTTAGGCGTCAACGGCGCCGGGTGGGGTCCGCAGGCGCTGGCAGGTTCTCAGGATCAACCGGTAGCGCATCGGTGGCAGAACAACACCTGGGTGGCCTGCGAAGCTTGCGATAACCCGCCCGGGCTGTCGGCGGCCGGGCGGGCCCACATGCCGATCCGGGACTGGGCCAGGGTCATTCAGGAGATGATGAAGGCTGATGGCGGCAGCGGTGCGCTGATCAGTGCGACCAACGGCCGTCATCTCACCACCGGCATCACGACGATCCAGGCCGGCTCGACGGACCTCTATGCCATCGGGTGGATCACCACGACCCGAACCTGGGCCAACGGCCGAACCGTGACCCACAGCGGCAGCAACACCATCAATCATTCGGTGGCCTGGGTCGGCCTGGGCCGCGGCCTGGCGGTCATTGCGGCGACGAATGGATACGATACGGGCGGCCGGACGGGGACTGCACTCGACGTCCTGGTGAGCCGGATGCTCAACTACTACAACAACGGCAAGTAG
- a CDS encoding carbohydrate binding family 9 domain-containing protein, whose translation MLVALSIGLFQATAAIPAAHVAAAPPERRAAAVRADHSPVVDGRDDDPVWRVADPITDFYEFDPVEGKLPRFRTEAKIAYDSRNLYVFVRMFDPEPDKLLRLLSRRDVRAPTDQVKVMVDSYHDRRSGFQFGVNPAGVKRDISLFNDSGEDVAWDGVWDVATTIDSLGWTAEFRIPLSQLRYGAADSHTFGIGIWRDIERYKERVSWPSYQRSQVGIASQLGEVTGFEGLTSPRRVEISPYLLTKNETVFEGAGTRHPQRLAGGVDLKFGVSSNLTLDATVNPDFGQVEADPAQLNLSAFETFFGERRPFFIEGGSLLSMRVNCYQVRDCGNERLFYSRRIGRAPSLSDAYGDATSPTGTTILGAAKLTGRTPGGWSVGVLEAVTGREVGTGDRTIEPRTSYTVGRLTKDFRRGSSGVGVIGTMVQRDNDGWTEDALRSSAVVGGVDFRHRFARDQFELSGQLIGSRVSGTSAAIAATQTSSVHYFQRPDADLEYDPTRTNLSGTAQQLRLAKVGGGKVRFETSYQRVSAGFEINDLGFLRRADWQAQATWLQLAFNRPGRFYRMFAWNVNQWSEWNTEGLLLERGFNTNIHLGLPNNWWLRAGGTLSGPGDAYCDRCARGGPAVRVDDFRSVWGGIEGDSRMVVIPSLWLNAGQRDRGRSQSYSIDPSVRFRVSSRWSSSVGLGVGWNEDDRQWYDNVVDDGGTTHYTFARLTQRTASVVGRVDYTASPDLTVQLYLQPFISKGRFSNIRELADPRAVSYDDRYAPYQGAGDPAEFNVKQFRSNAVVRWEYRPGSVLFLVWQHGRFDRETRYGERSFTGDIGALFRTPATNTLLLKMSYWIDR comes from the coding sequence ATGCTGGTAGCCCTATCGATCGGCCTGTTTCAGGCCACAGCCGCAATTCCGGCTGCGCACGTTGCAGCGGCACCGCCTGAACGGCGAGCCGCTGCCGTGCGCGCCGACCACAGTCCGGTCGTCGATGGTCGCGACGACGACCCGGTCTGGCGCGTCGCCGACCCGATAACCGATTTCTACGAGTTCGATCCGGTCGAGGGCAAGCTTCCCCGGTTTCGGACCGAGGCCAAGATCGCCTACGACAGCCGGAATCTCTACGTCTTTGTCCGGATGTTCGACCCGGAGCCGGACAAGCTGCTGCGGTTGCTCTCGCGGCGAGACGTTCGCGCACCGACCGATCAAGTCAAAGTCATGGTCGACTCCTACCACGACCGTCGGTCGGGTTTTCAGTTCGGGGTCAATCCCGCAGGGGTCAAGCGAGACATCTCCCTCTTCAACGATTCCGGTGAAGACGTCGCCTGGGACGGCGTCTGGGACGTGGCGACCACGATCGACTCGCTGGGGTGGACCGCGGAGTTTCGGATTCCGCTGTCTCAGCTTCGCTATGGCGCGGCCGACAGCCACACCTTCGGCATCGGCATCTGGCGCGACATCGAACGCTACAAGGAACGGGTCAGCTGGCCGAGCTATCAGCGAAGCCAGGTCGGGATTGCCTCGCAGCTCGGTGAGGTGACCGGGTTCGAGGGGTTGACCTCGCCTCGGCGGGTGGAAATCAGTCCGTACCTGCTCACCAAGAACGAGACGGTATTCGAAGGCGCCGGGACTCGCCATCCGCAGCGGCTCGCTGGGGGCGTCGACCTCAAGTTCGGGGTGTCGTCGAACCTGACGCTCGATGCCACGGTCAATCCGGACTTCGGGCAGGTCGAGGCCGACCCGGCGCAGCTCAACCTGTCGGCGTTCGAAACCTTCTTCGGGGAACGCCGTCCCTTTTTCATCGAAGGGGGCAGCCTGCTCAGCATGCGGGTCAACTGCTACCAGGTCCGCGATTGTGGCAACGAGCGACTGTTCTACTCCCGTCGCATCGGGCGTGCTCCCTCGCTCTCGGATGCGTATGGTGATGCCACGTCGCCGACGGGGACGACGATCCTTGGCGCCGCCAAGCTGACGGGACGGACGCCCGGTGGCTGGTCGGTTGGTGTGCTCGAGGCGGTGACCGGGCGGGAGGTCGGGACGGGAGATCGGACCATCGAGCCGCGCACCAGCTATACGGTGGGGCGGCTCACCAAGGACTTTCGTCGCGGTTCGTCCGGTGTTGGTGTGATCGGCACCATGGTGCAGCGGGACAACGACGGCTGGACCGAGGATGCGCTTCGATCGAGCGCCGTGGTCGGCGGGGTCGACTTCCGGCATCGCTTTGCGCGCGATCAGTTCGAGCTGTCGGGCCAGCTGATCGGTTCTCGTGTGAGCGGGACCTCCGCGGCAATCGCCGCGACGCAGACGAGCTCGGTTCACTACTTCCAGCGACCCGATGCCGACCTGGAATATGATCCCACGCGGACCAATCTGTCAGGCACTGCCCAGCAACTGCGACTGGCCAAGGTCGGGGGTGGCAAGGTCCGGTTCGAGACGAGCTATCAGCGGGTCTCGGCGGGGTTCGAGATCAACGACCTGGGCTTTCTGCGGCGGGCTGACTGGCAGGCACAGGCAACCTGGCTGCAGCTGGCGTTCAATCGACCGGGTCGGTTCTACCGTATGTTTGCCTGGAATGTGAACCAGTGGAGCGAGTGGAATACGGAAGGGTTGCTGCTGGAACGGGGCTTCAATACCAACATCCACCTCGGATTGCCCAACAACTGGTGGCTGCGCGCCGGCGGCACCTTGAGTGGCCCGGGCGACGCGTACTGCGATCGCTGCGCTCGCGGAGGACCGGCGGTTCGGGTCGATGACTTCCGGTCTGTCTGGGGGGGCATCGAGGGCGACAGCCGCATGGTAGTGATTCCCTCGCTCTGGCTCAACGCAGGGCAGCGGGACCGCGGTAGGAGTCAATCGTACAGCATTGATCCGTCGGTGCGCTTCCGGGTCTCGAGCCGCTGGAGTTCGTCGGTCGGCCTGGGCGTCGGATGGAACGAAGACGATCGGCAGTGGTACGACAACGTCGTCGACGACGGTGGAACGACCCACTACACCTTTGCACGCCTGACCCAGCGAACCGCGAGCGTGGTCGGGCGGGTCGACTATACCGCGTCGCCGGACCTGACGGTGCAGCTGTACCTCCAGCCGTTCATCAGCAAGGGGCGTTTCAGCAACATTCGCGAGCTGGCTGACCCGCGCGCGGTCAGTTACGACGATCGGTATGCACCCTATCAGGGCGCTGGTGATCCGGCAGAGTTCAACGTCAAGCAGTTTCGGTCGAATGCGGTGGTGCGGTGGGAGTATCGGCCGGGGTCGGTCCTTTTCCTGGTCTGGCAGCACGGCCGCTTCGACCGGGAAACGCGCTACGGTGAGCGCTCCTTCACGGGTGACATCGGTGCCCTGTTCCGAACGCCGGCCACCAATACCCTCCTGCTCAAGATGTCCTACTGGATCGATCGGTAG
- a CDS encoding sulfite exporter TauE/SafE family protein — MPEAGVLLLAAFAAAVGAAINSVAGGGTLVTFPMIVALGVDPLVANATSRLSLLTGALGGVWGYRAQLARTQSWLVPFSVPSVLGGLAGGWLVLMTGSRTFSQIVPFLVLGATVLFMVQGPIVRWLRQRPGASGAADQPVRAGPVFLVSQFLVGVYGGYFGAGMGIIMLAVLGILGFTNIHEMNGLKSWGGLLTTVAAGILFAGGGVVLWPVAFAMAVGSLVGGYGGSVLAQRVGAVWVHRAVVAVGLGSFVWLMLR, encoded by the coding sequence GTGCCAGAGGCTGGGGTCCTCCTCCTTGCTGCCTTCGCGGCGGCTGTTGGTGCTGCCATCAATTCGGTCGCCGGTGGCGGCACTCTGGTCACGTTCCCGATGATCGTGGCACTCGGCGTCGACCCGCTGGTGGCCAACGCGACGAGTCGTCTGTCGCTCCTGACCGGGGCGTTAGGCGGCGTCTGGGGGTATCGGGCCCAGCTGGCGCGCACCCAATCCTGGCTGGTGCCCTTCAGCGTGCCGAGCGTCCTGGGCGGGTTGGCGGGAGGGTGGCTGGTGCTGATGACCGGATCGCGAACCTTCAGCCAGATCGTGCCGTTTCTCGTCCTGGGCGCGACGGTGCTCTTCATGGTGCAGGGCCCGATCGTGCGCTGGCTCCGTCAGCGTCCGGGAGCATCGGGTGCGGCCGACCAGCCGGTCCGGGCGGGGCCCGTGTTCCTGGTATCGCAGTTCCTGGTGGGTGTCTATGGCGGGTACTTTGGCGCCGGCATGGGTATCATCATGCTCGCCGTTCTGGGGATACTCGGCTTCACCAACATCCACGAGATGAATGGTCTCAAGTCCTGGGGCGGGTTGTTGACGACCGTCGCCGCGGGCATACTGTTCGCTGGTGGAGGTGTGGTGCTCTGGCCGGTGGCGTTTGCGATGGCCGTCGGGAGCCTGGTGGGAGGGTACGGCGGATCGGTACTCGCTCAACGGGTTGGCGCCGTGTGGGTGCACCGGGCCGTTGTCGCGGTGGGGTTGGGCAGTTTCGTCTGGCTGATGCTTCGATAG
- a CDS encoding peptidylprolyl isomerase, which yields MPPARRLAPILFATAAAALLGACAKRDPLLTPSPKALSRAAPDSFDVRIESSRGPFVIRARRDWSPAGVDRFHYLVRSGYYDEARFFRVVSGFVVQWGLPALPAVAAAWEGRSIPDEPVKSSNLRGRVSYARGGPNTRGTQLFINLADNARLDSTNGFGFPPIGEVVEGMAVVDSFNAEYGGTNTDRKPGPSQAEIRAEGNVYLAREFPRLDFIRTARVVRSWRK from the coding sequence GTGCCCCCGGCGCGTCGGCTGGCTCCGATCCTGTTCGCAACCGCGGCGGCAGCGCTGCTTGGCGCCTGCGCCAAGCGCGACCCCCTGCTGACACCCTCGCCGAAGGCGCTCAGTCGGGCGGCTCCCGATAGCTTCGACGTGCGGATCGAATCGAGCCGCGGACCGTTCGTGATCCGGGCCCGGCGGGATTGGAGTCCGGCCGGGGTCGACCGCTTCCACTACCTGGTGCGCAGCGGCTACTACGACGAGGCGCGCTTCTTCCGGGTCGTGAGCGGATTCGTGGTGCAGTGGGGGTTGCCGGCCCTGCCGGCCGTGGCAGCCGCGTGGGAGGGCCGCAGCATCCCGGACGAGCCCGTCAAATCCAGCAACCTGCGCGGACGGGTTTCCTACGCGCGGGGCGGCCCGAACACCCGGGGCACCCAGCTCTTCATCAACCTCGCAGACAACGCCCGGCTCGATTCGACCAACGGCTTTGGCTTTCCTCCCATTGGCGAAGTCGTCGAGGGAATGGCCGTGGTCGATTCGTTCAACGCCGAGTACGGCGGCACCAACACGGATCGGAAACCGGGGCCGTCACAGGCCGAGATCCGGGCGGAAGGCAACGTCTATCTCGCCCGAGAGTTCCCCCGGCTCGACTTCATTCGTACGGCGCGCGTGGTACGGAGCTGGCGGAAGTAG
- a CDS encoding cystathionine gamma-synthase family protein yields MSNRTFGPSTHAVWAGESDRNNTAHATQVPIVLSASFGYADLDEWLEVATGKRPGYNYSRNTNPTVAVLEEKIRILEGGEAATSFASGMAAVSSTLFGLLKPGDRVVTVKDTYGGTTRLFIEFLPRWGVTVRQVDTVDHDAIEREIRAGCTLLYLETPTNPTLKVLDIERLARAGHAAGAIVVVDNTFGTPINTNPLALGADLVLHSATKFLCGHEDALGGVLTGKAELIKQVYQYREIHGAALGADAAYRIIRGMKTLALRVRHQNASALAIATFLAEHPAVARVFYPGLASHEGHAIAQRQMRGFGGVLSFELAAGGRDLKRFLGALQIAYCAPSLGAVQTLAGVPATTSHVECTAEERVAMGIPESLVRYSVGIEETDDLIADLSAALGG; encoded by the coding sequence ATGTCCAACCGCACCTTCGGGCCGTCGACGCACGCCGTCTGGGCCGGCGAATCGGATCGCAACAATACCGCCCACGCTACGCAGGTACCGATTGTCCTGAGCGCCTCGTTCGGCTACGCCGATCTCGACGAGTGGCTCGAGGTCGCCACCGGCAAGCGCCCCGGGTACAACTACAGCCGCAACACCAACCCGACGGTGGCCGTGCTGGAGGAAAAGATCCGGATCCTCGAGGGCGGCGAGGCGGCGACCAGCTTCGCGAGCGGCATGGCCGCGGTCAGCAGCACCCTGTTCGGCCTGCTCAAGCCCGGCGATCGTGTCGTCACGGTCAAAGACACCTACGGCGGCACCACCCGGCTCTTCATCGAGTTCCTGCCCCGCTGGGGCGTGACGGTCCGCCAGGTCGATACCGTCGACCACGACGCGATCGAGCGGGAAATCCGGGCCGGCTGCACCCTGCTTTACCTCGAGACGCCGACCAATCCGACCCTCAAGGTTCTCGACATCGAACGCCTGGCCCGGGCCGGGCACGCGGCCGGCGCCATCGTGGTGGTCGACAACACCTTCGGCACCCCGATCAACACCAACCCGCTGGCACTCGGCGCCGACCTGGTGCTCCACAGCGCCACCAAGTTTCTCTGCGGCCACGAAGACGCCTTGGGCGGCGTCCTCACCGGCAAGGCCGAGCTGATCAAGCAGGTCTACCAGTATCGCGAGATCCACGGCGCCGCCCTGGGCGCCGATGCCGCCTATCGGATCATCCGCGGCATGAAAACCCTGGCCCTCCGGGTTCGCCACCAGAATGCATCGGCACTCGCAATTGCGACCTTCCTGGCGGAGCATCCCGCCGTGGCGCGGGTCTTCTACCCCGGCCTCGCGAGCCACGAAGGCCACGCCATTGCCCAGCGACAGATGCGCGGTTTCGGCGGCGTGCTGAGCTTCGAACTGGCGGCCGGCGGTCGCGATCTCAAGCGGTTCCTGGGCGCGCTCCAGATCGCCTACTGCGCACCAAGCCTCGGCGCGGTCCAGACCCTGGCCGGCGTGCCCGCCACGACCAGCCATGTCGAGTGCACCGCGGAGGAGCGCGTCGCGATGGGGATTCCGGAAAGCCTGGTGCGCTACTCGGTGGGCATCGAAGAAACCGACGATTTGATTGCCGACCTGTCGGCTGCGCTCGGAGGCTGA